cgagtgaaatccacggccccgacggcgagTCGGCGAGGagacgccggcgaggccgccggccccgtacgtagTAGGATAGAAGTAGTAGTTAAAAAAAATTGTAATGGGTTCTTTTTAATGAAAACAAATGTTTATgtctatgacacgcgggccaggggcggacaaggggcggacgcgagcgaccagcctttcgcgtccacggccacgcaaactcggcccagatttgggccgggtttgcgtcgttccggacgccgcggccatccgttttagggatgggtccgcgcgctgggccggatttttgtccggctggacccatccgaacgcgcgggcgcgggatgggtcgccccgttggagatgccctaaggccttgtttggtactagtgtaTCAGTGGGGATTactggggataatactctagagtattaggTGAATTACTGctgtcacccaatccccacaaaaccccatcctcaatccactaggtaggggtagagtattggggattaaaaaattacactaaaatttggggggaaaatggggataagtggggattaaactctctcatactctagcaccaaacatgcattggaGATAAGTGGAGATTTAAAATTTCGAGCGGATTATCCCCgctaaaactctagtaccaaacaatgACTAATTAAAAATACGATCACGATAACAAGACTTCGAAATCAGGGGGAAAAAGTGATGAGATGATATTTTGCTTCCTTGAAAAGAACGGCATGGCAAGCCAAATCAAGATCACAGGACATTGCATCAGTCGGTAATGACCCGCCCCATTCCTGAATCAGCCTTGAGGCAAACTAGCGGTATGGTGCATCGTTTTTAGCACGAAAGCCGTATGAATTTAGCACGAAAGGCATCTGCCAGGTTCAGAAGATGACCCCACGCAGCTCTGATGAAAGGCACACACCACTTCAGGAATCAGGAGGAGCACCCGAAACTATGCCATTTAAGCACTCGTCATCCAGTGATGCGCTCAGTTAGCAGATACGGTTAACGCCCTTCAGCGGCAGGTTTTCCGTGGCTGAAGACTACTGTAACCAAGACGCCGCTTCATATCATTCACTATAATTGGCTACAAAATAAGAAATTAGTGGCTACAAGGTTTCAAATTGAGCAGTTCAATTAAGACGGTTAAGTTGGGATTGTATTCTCCTCTAGAACGATAGTCGATATGCCTATGGCATCCAACCAATATGGATAGCGAACCAAAATTCATAAGAAAACTTCAAATCAAGCAATGTAGCTAGAACATATTATAAATCAGGTCCAGATTATCGTGCAAGGCAAACCAACTACTTCCCTGAGCAAGTAACAACCATAATAAAACCAAGAAATGCAGCACATAGGAATTAACCCAAACCAattcatagatagatagatagcacGGATGAGCAACCCGGATTCCAAGATCCAGCCACCCACTCGGTTCCAATTTCAAAAGGGTATAATAGAGATAGATAGATAACAAAGTACTAGCAGCACCTCAAGCATTCGGTGTACAGAGCACACAAATCCAACAGATATTTTGATGCCTATGTATGTGTATCTCGAACACCCAGAAGCACTAGATACCAAGCGTCACAGGTAGGCAACCGCGCAGAGCTGCTTACTTGCCACCACCAACCTCCTTCACGGCGCAGATCTGTTCTTCACCCATGGCACACATCACAGACAGGATCAGGTCCTTGCCCTCTTCAAATCCACTCTTGATCTGTATTTCAGAATAAGACATTAAGATAATGGAACAGAGAGTAGAGCAGAAAGTACATGCAGCTCAACAAGCTTTGATGGCTAGAGCAGAGCACTGACCTGTTTAACCAGATCTTCATCAGCAGGGAGCTTCAGGTCATCCTTAGTGTCGCCACTCTCAGTTAAGAGGCTGAGCTGTAAAATTCAAATGAATTGTCAAAATCAGGGAATGCTTTGCACAAAATAGACAGTAAAGCCAAATTGGAAACAAACATACATATCCATCTTCAGCAATGTCAATCAGCTGATAATCCTTGCGGTCAACATGGGGGATCTGGATGATAGCGCGATAGAGGAAGTTAGATAAGATGGGACAAGTAACAACAACCCAACGAAATGAAGCATGATCTCCATGTAGCTTACATCACAGTTGTGGGATGAAGGAACAATATCCTCAAGCTTCTTTGAGTTAAAGATGTCAATGGCAACAAAGTGGCACTTTGCGTGACCATGCTTCCCAGTCTTGGAAGTGGAGACCTCAACAACCTAGCACAAGCATTAAACCAAATAATTTTCAGAAGATGTGTTGGAAAAAAGTACTTTTCTTACAGAAGACAAGAAAAGAATTATCAAGTTAACAGCAGATATTGGACAATCAGATGTGAAGTAAAAGAAAAGCAACCATAATTCAGCAGTAAACACTTGAGATTACAAGCACAGATCTGAGAAAAAGATACAAACAGCATCTACTATGTGGAGGTAGCTACACACCTCAACTAAATAGGAAAGCATTGGAAGGTACAGAGCAGAGACTGGCAGTATCGTACTTTAATAACAGACTAAAACTGAGTAAATATGTGAACTGGTGATTAATAAGAGACTCAAAACTGATTAAATACGTAAACAGCTGATTAAATACCATATATACCCTCCTTCCTTCGTCACATAATATAAGAAGTTATTGTGTCAAATATATATGTCAGTAAGCTATGACATAAATATGCCAACTGGTGATTAAACAAGCAACTTAAATCCCTTGTAACAGAGAATTCACCATTCACAACTAATTTCCCGAAATCCTGCCATGAAAAGATTTACCGAAACACGGAGATGCAAAAGATCCTAATCCATAACGTGACAGATCTAGCCTCTTTAAGATTTCCGGGAACAAGGAGCTGGATACCTAGGTAAGATTCAAATCCACTACCGTGGAAACAAAGAAACGAAGTGAAAATTAACAAAGACTTGTAGATCTACAAACTCCTAAAAGGACAACTAATCACCGAAGTCGATTCCCATACGCATCAACCAGCCAACCAACCAAACAGAAAAAAATACAATCAACCACAAGCTATCGTATCGGATGACTAGATCCAAGAGGCGCAGACCTTGCAGGGACGGCCCTTGATGACGATGTGTCCACTCTTGCGG
This region of Lolium perenne isolate Kyuss_39 chromosome 2, Kyuss_2.0, whole genome shotgun sequence genomic DNA includes:
- the LOC127334098 gene encoding eukaryotic translation initiation factor 5A, giving the protein MSDTDEHHFESKADSGASKTYPQQAGTIRKSGHIVIKGRPCKVVEVSTSKTGKHGHAKCHFVAIDIFNSKKLEDIVPSSHNCDIPHVDRKDYQLIDIAEDGYLSLLTESGDTKDDLKLPADEDLVKQIKSGFEEGKDLILSVMCAMGEEQICAVKEVGGGK